The nucleotide sequence AAAAACTCCtagaaatatttcaaaaaatcagcTAAGTGTTAAAAGAAGCCTCAACCATTGTAAAATCATTGTGGACCATTGCTCTTGTTGCACAGTGTATCATGAAGAAACCAAAGATGTACAGAAACACATGTTGATCGCAACGGATttcgtaaataaaaaaaaattacagcaTCTTGTTAACGTATTTGTATAATCATATGCCCAATTTCAGTAAGGAAAAAATTTTACTGCACAATACAAAAAGACTATGTATGCTTAAAATATACACTCATTCGTAAATGAAATTGTGGCTCCATGTATCACAAGAAAATTCACCGAAAGACATATTAACCTACCATGAACAATACACATTAAGCAAATTAAACTGAGAAAAAAAAACATGAGTGGATGATGCTAAAATAAACAAGACACATCTAAGGATTAGTTGGTGTACtcccaaataaaaaatatagagctaagaaaatacaaatttaatttgCTAATATAAAGCTCATTTAACCATTTCTAAAACCgcaaatatctaataaaaaatACATGGATCTCAATGCATTGCTCAAAATATATAGTCATTCTCAACTGAATTTATTGCTATGTGTATCACAAGAAAACTCACTACAAGACACATTCAGTCAATATGAAAAAGTCACATTAAGCAAATTAAGTTGAAAAAAAAACACAGAGTATTGCTAAAAATAAACAAGACTATGTATGCTTAAAATATACACTCATTCTCAACTTAAATATGTGGCTCCATGTATCACAAGAAAATTTACCAAAAGACACATTAACCTACCATGAACAATACACATTGAGCAAATTAAACTGAGAAGAAAAAATAGGAGTGAATGATACTAAAATGAACAAGACACATGCAAGGATAAGTTGGTGTACTCCCAAATAAAAATTATAGAGCCAaaaaatataaactcaatttgcTAATTTAAAGCTCATTTAGCCATTCCTAAAACCgtaaatatctaataaaaaacACATGAATCTGATTGCATTGCTCAAAATATATAGTCATTCTCAACTGAATTTATTGTTATGTGTATCACAAGAAAATTCACTATAAGACACATTAAGTCACTATGAAAAAGTCACATTAAGCaaattaatatgaaaaaaaacacAGAATATTgctaaaaataaacaagaaagacTATGTATGCTTAAAATATACACTCATTCTCAACTTAAATATATGGCTCCATGTATCACAAGAAAATTCACCATAAGGCACATTAACCTATCATCTCATGAACAACACACATTAATCAAAGTAAACTGAGAAGAAAAAATAGGAGTGAATGATCTAAAATGAACAAGACACATGCAAGGATAAGTTGGTGTACTCACAAATAAAAATTATAGAGCcaaaaaatacaaattcaattTGCTAATATAAAGCTCATTTAACCATTCCTAAAACCgcaaatatctaataaaaaacACATGGATCTCAATGCATTGCTCAAAATATATTGTCATTCTCAACTGAATTTATTGCTACGTGTATCACAAGAAAATTCACTACAAGACACATTAAGTCACTATAAAAAGTCACATTaagcaaattaaattaaaaaaaaaacaaaaaaaataaaaagacacATCTGAGGTTAACTTCTTGTACTCTCAAAAGAAAATTGATAGACCCAAAAATTACAACATCAATTTGAAAACAAAAAGATAATATAAACTTTTTCTTCCATAAGAGCAACATGTTAAAATAGACCACACCAATCACATAAATAATTTGCACCACTGTTACTCAGTGGATCAAGAAAAGACAAaccatttaaaataaaaaaaattagatctCAATTCACTTTTAAACACAAACAACGAGTACATCAATTATTTAGCCTAACTGTAAAATAACATTACCAACTTGAGTACGAAAATGCACACGTCAAAAAGGCAAACATACCCACAAAATAATCTCAAAATTTAATAAAGACACATCTGAATAAATCATATTACTAAAATATGTTACacttaataaattatattataacATACTTCTATCATAAATAAATTATATCAATAAAGTGCCTGCAATAATTTTAAATCACAAAACTGATGAAAAGGTACTAAATAATCTGACAACGACAACAACTTCGTCAACAAGGGTGACCACAGCGACACTACACTAATCAATGTTTTCCTGTCTGCAAATAACACAACATAGACATACGGAATAAACTACAAATAACGACGacgaaaaaaatttgaataactGATCACACCGTTTTTGTCAAAGAACTGATACAACACAGTATAAGCAACCTCCTTCGTATAGGAACAAGATCACCAAAAAAACACTTCAATACACCAACACCCAAGTTCGTTCATAGCCAAGAGACACAGACACATGTTTAATCTTTCTCAATTCAAAAAATGTAATACTCAGATTTACACACCTATACAAGCACCTAATTTAAATCTCAAATACCCACTAACCTCGTAGTGTCGCGGTGGTGCCCTAGGGAAGACACGCTTCTACTCGGGCTCCTCTGCCAGTGAACGAGTGGCTCTTGGTGGCAGTAGCGATTCAAGAAAGCCAGGGGTTTCTAGCTAACCCACACAGGCCTACAAATTCTGCCGCTACCTGAGGAGAGAAGCGCTGGGTTGTTGCGCCTTGTACAAGGCCGGACACCCAGATGCGTCTTCAAGGCTCCTCTAATGAGCACACGCAACAGACCAAACGGCTTCGCAGCGAATATCGGACCGTAACCTAGATGTGGTGGTCTGGTGGTCTGCCGGAGTTGACTTTCCCTTGACGGTGGAGACCAGCGGAGACGGCAACAAAGGATTTTATTTGGCCCTGGATGCGGATAAGGAAGGTTAGGAGAGATGGTCCACCGTCAGTCAATTTGAGGCTATGGTAATTTAGGTTAACGTGGTAAATTAGGATTAAACCATGGTTAACTTAGATGTGGCTTTATTTAGTAGATGGGCTTCATGTCCAGCCCAACTCAAGTTGGCAGATTTCGGCAGATAAAAAGTTAGTAACGTAGCACTACTATATAAGATAATTGGCACATCTAAGTTCATTATAAAATTCACCATTTTTAAATAGACtctaaaaaaagtaaaattatcgTATATTTATAATTAACACATTAATCAAGAGAGACACCAACATATGCTCAATAAAGTCTACAGAGCCAAACCATCAAAGCCCATACTATAATATATTTTTGTAGGCTAACAAAATAAtaagttcaaaaaaaaaataatccacTAATTAACATTAAATTACAGCAACTAATCATCATTGAGAAAGACAAAATTTGTCACCTACAGTTACTATCATGGAGCCTACTGCTTCAACTGAAAAATTTCAGACACAACAGGAGATGTGTGTCGCTTAAGCAAGATAGACATATAAAATCTACCCATGTGGATATTTTTCTTCTTTCACACCATAAAAATACCAATAAATGATACATATATATACCGTTAATACATTAGTGTAGCATATTATAAATTTAGACTATGcataatttacaaaaaaataattaaaatattatgtcTAAAATTTTACTATTTAATAGATCTAATAAAATTGAATAGTCTCcttctctttgatgatctccTCTATGATTATTATAATTGGGTATTTGATATTTAAActaattaaaatttttcaaagaatATCATGTAATAGTGAGGAATTAAAATAATTTaggatgaaaaataaaaatacatgacTCTCTTGAAACACACCTTAAAAGTTTTTAGTTAACCCTAAATTTTAATATACACATTTTTGCAAATCTAACGTTACTCACTTATATTATTACCTTTTGTAAAAGTGATTGTTGTAATTCATTTTTCACTATTCTTATACATTTAGAAATTACTTCCTGTGTTCCTATATTTAGAATTAcaatttctcaaaatttaatcATTAGAAACAACACACTAAAAGGTAATCATAAGAAAATACTAAAAGTAACGAATTATTGGAATTTGTAATCATTCATATAGTTAATAGAGTGTGACTCTTTTTTACGATTATTATATAATGTTTCATTTATGATTGAATTACctaataggataaaaagaaataaaaaaaatacttaatatATCATAGTTCATTTATAAATTGCATAATCTAACGGATACAAAAATAATGCAACTGCACCTGCAAAAAATTGCAAGACAAGGAGTTAAAAAAAAAGTCttaatacaaaaaatatacataaatctcactaaatagaaaatatttagaatgcttaaaaaatattttatacaaataatataaatatttatttaatatttactcataatcatatttattataattattattagtagtaaACAAAAGATAATATAAGAGAAAggatttcttaattttttttagtagacCATGTTATAACCAACCACTTTATCTGTTGTTACCTCATGAAAACTTCAAACACAATCTCCCAGTATAGATATAAGAATATAGTCAACACTTCACTCTAATTCCTTCAATTAATCAGGTTCAGAAGGTGAGCAGCTTCaagacaaaattttaaaaaagaattaGCCAAACAACATTTATATACCAACAATAAttctaaaaagaaatttttggggGCTAGCAACTTCTAGTATTTTTAGCTATTGATGAgtagatattttatacgttttttggcattattttcatatagtttttagcatgttttgtttaatttttattaagtttttatagattttagtgttaaattcacatttatggattctactatgagtttttatatttttgtacaattttaggtaatttttggctgaaattgaggaattggagcaaaagtctgattcagagatagagaaagcacagCAGAtgttgtctggatctgacctctttgcactcggaagcgcttttctggagctatagaggtTCAAATGGAGGGTTCTCAACGGCTAtaaaaagctaacttccagagctttccagcaatgtataatagtttatactttgcttcagattaaaggctcaaaactggtgtccaacgccagcctcctgccccccttccaggcgtccagcgcctaaggagtagagaccagcgtccaaacgcccaaagaggaccccctaacccgcgttcaatgccctagagacctcacagcacgtggatctcatcaaagctcagcccaaacactcaccaagtgggtcccagaagtggattttagcactaaaaaaactgttttacccttactagtcatttgtttagtatttaagggattagatttataTCATTCGTACGTTTATTTTGGAGACTTTTATACCATATTTTGTTTACTATtgtatttcctttcagtatgagtttctaaacctcctaggttgaggggaggagccctgttgagtcctatgaattaagaaaagtattactgtttctcttcgatccgtgtttgatttaattctaagatgcatactcgttcttcaatatggtgaataggatgaccagtgacaatcagctctgttcattaTACTAGgaccgtgtgcctgacaaccacccgtgcctacttgggttcgtgtgaatacgtgactggaaagcgcgaaccgctagcttgattatacatttctcagacggctaatccacgacttcgttggggacttctcgagacaccagttcagccgattttcagggagattagggtctctgtggtagaggctagaacccaaagaagcagcattctctgattcggAATATTTGACCTTATCTgtgacattttgagtaggatcgccaagagaatgaactgctagaggttcaccctcgttcagattggatgaccacggccaacgGCGTTTGATCTGTAATagaggagattgatgaccacggccaatggtgttgatcacatacagcctgccatagaagaaatcactcacaagcaaagaagacagtaataccagagttaattcagaaagacaaaacaactccaatccttaaccatattcctattactgatttcatttaatttacaaagtattttattttattcctttcatATCAACTTAGTTTAGATCTcacaaatacaaattaaaaataactcttttgattcgcctgactaagacctgcaaggtaaccatagcttgcttcaagccacaatccttgtgggatcgatcctgactcgctcaggtattacttggacgacccagtgcacttgctggtacagctgtacgaaggtGTAGGAATTCGTGCACCAGCCATCATTTGGCCAGCACAAATACTAAATtgttttaacaaataaattttactaattcatGTATGCAAATTTTGAAAAATCTAGGTACAAAATGTATTAATTTATGTATGCAAAACTCTTGGTAAACATAGATGCAAATTATACGTTTTTTGTGTGCAAAACATCTGTAAATATAAGTCCAAATTATTGTTGGTCAAGTGTTGgcaaaaaatgataatatttgctGGTCAAGTAACATGGCTCAATTCCAAAAATGaagcaaatttaaattaaaaataaatagcaCATACAGTCAGGCAAAATCACAAACATAATAATACAAATTCGGTCAACATATCATTGCCATCACATTTCTTAAGAGATATAAGGCACATAACTACTCTTACCAAGATATTATCATCATCTGAAAAAGgatctttgaaaattttttgaggactaaacaaattaaaaagcTAAAATTAACCTTTAAACATGTGACAATGCAATAGTAtatagaaaaagtaataaaaatattaatttaagaaTTCTTACTATAAGAATATTTCACTATCTACACCTGTTGTTTGTTCGGTGCTAGATCCATCATAGTTCCACCTTGGGATCTTAGAAAGATGTTCAATAAACTCAGGTATTATCTAAAAAGTTCAAATGTTGGATTGCTTATGAACAACATTATTGTGAATCACATACTTTTAATTTACTCCTTACACGCCGCTAATGTGTTCTATGCTTTCCTAGTTTTGCGATATGTACTCTAAATGATTGCTGCTCAGTTTTTTTCATTGATCTATTCTATTCAACCgtttttttctttgaatttacCATCACCACCTTAAtaatcaccatctccatattctgCTCCACCACCATAGCGGTCGCCACCTCATCCACCGCCATAACTCCTACCTTGATGTTCATTGCAATGTCACCGCTACGACGATGATAGATTCAAAAAATAAGCGAAGAAGCAATTACACAAATCCACTAAATAATGAATGTTGGGATTATAAATATACCTTTTTTTCATtcacattttaaattttaaatttcaagttTTTGGTACTTGTTAGgtgaagagaaaataaatattgaAGCAGAGAATGGATGAAAAATAATCGACGATAAAAGAGAATTAATTGAAGAAAGAAATGGTCAGAAGTCATGAAAAATAAGAAGCAAAGTTtacttgaaaaaaaataaataattgaatgGAAGAGACTACAAATGAATTGATTGTATAGAAAATACTATAAAATATCCAATTCTCAAGTTCTCTTTATCAAGATACTTTAAATTTTTACTACCCAAAATGGATGAGGTTTACTGTCTTAGAGTCTCATAATTGAACACCTCACTAAAAATGTAGAATTTGatgaaggaaaaaaaattttttaaaatgcaaaaattcaaaatatagtagatttgaacaaaaatttgaaaaacatcaaacagaaaattttgaaattgaaaatttttaaaaatcgaaAGTGATCAAACCTTATTTTTAAAGAGTTTGTTGGGCAGTCCATCGCAAAATTTTCAGAATTCCCATAATTATAACAGAATTGTGTCTACCATCACTGCCATACATGGCTCCACATTCACTTCCTCTTTGGTTATAATTTCAAGTCATGTGACCCATTCTATCACAGTTGTAGCAATCGCAACTGTCACATGCTCTCTACCGTCATCACCGTAATCACGATGAcagattgaaaaaataaaaaatgaatgaAACAATCAGAAGAATATAATGAATAATAGAAGAAGGGGTTATAAATATGCTTGTTTTTTCGatttaaaatatcaaatttaaaatttttcattcttcttacttgatattaaaagaaaagttgtcagaaagaaagaaagaaaaataaatatatgtagcaaagaatgaataaaaaaaaagataaacattAAAAGGAGAAGTTGAAGGGAGAGTTGTTAGAAGACATTAAAACTAATATTATTTCATACATAATTTTAGTGAtgcaaaaaaaatatgaaatgagAAACCTCAAATAATACAATAAATTCTGTATAAAGAACACTATAATAAATCCAACTCTCAAGTTCTTTTCTTTAAGAtacattgaatttttttttatttgacaacTCTCTATTAATAGTTTAATATTAGATTAAATTAGATTTAAccgttttcttaaataaaaaaagagtgaatattTAATCCCTGGCCACGTGGCCCCCTCCCTCCTCTCACTTCTCTGATCCTCTCCTCTATTTTCTCTCTCCCGCCAAATTCTTCGCTCCCCCACCcgcttcttctcctctctttctttctttcttctcctcaCTCTCCACCTCCACATTATTCATTCATCCATTTCTCTACATTCAAGCTGATACCTAAACTCCACAATCAATTAATTCATTGAGTAACCATCAGTTCAATTCAACAAAACGTATGCTGAAGAAGTCAAAATAAAGATGTCTCTGCCTTCAGAAGCAATGAGGGGAACTCCCCCGGGAATTCTCCTATTAAGAGCCCTAAGAGGAAAAGATTGGAACCTCCGAACATACCGTTATATGGTTCTGTTAATAACTTTCATGGCCTACGCATGCTACCATGCGACAAGAAAGCCCACGGGCATAGTCAAGAGCGTCCTCTGCCCGGACCCACACAAGCACGCCACCGAGGCCCAAGGCTGGAGCCCATTCAACGGCCCTGAAGGCCCGTCTCGGCTCGGCGAGATTGACGTTGCCTTCCTCGCATGCTACTCCCTTGGCATGTACGTCGCCGGCCACCTCGGCGATACCCTAGACCTTCGTTTGTTTCTCACTACCGGCATGATGGGAAGTGGAATCTTCGTTGCGCTTTTCGGAATGGGATTCTTCTGGAACGTTCATGAATTTTGGTTCTACTTATCGATGCAGATGGTGGCAGGGTTGTTCCAAGCCACAGGTTGGCCTTCTGTTGTAGCAGTTATTGGAAACTGGTTTGGGAAGAGGAAGAGGGGGTTGATAATGGGGATTTGGAACGCGCACACATCGGTTGGGAACATTAGTGGTTCACTTCTTGCGGCCAGTGTTCTGGACCATGGTTGGGGCTGGTCTTTCATGGTCCCCGGTGCTCTGATTGTGTTTGGAGGGATTGTTGTGTACTTGTTTCTTGCTGCGTACCCGGAGGACGTTGGATTTGCGACGATTCACAGCGTTGGATCGGATGTTATGCCGGAATCTTTGGTTCCTGTAGACGATGAAGAGGCTCCTGAGGGGAAATGTGCTCAGAGGCAGGGTTCCATGTGTAGGAGGAGCATTGGGCTTGCTGAGGCTTGTATGATACCCGGTGTCATTCCATTTGCGCTCTGTCTTTTCTTTGCCAAGCTTGTCGCCTATACTTTCTTATATTGGTTGCCATTTTACTTGACTCAAACAGGTGATTATAATCATTAATTATACTTGCATCTTATTATCTTTTCATTCATATATACATTTGTTTGTTTCCTCCATTTCCCTTATGTTGTGGCTTATGTTAGACATATTTAAATCTATCTTCCATAAACCTACGAGAGTCAGGCTTAGGGATTGGGAAGAATATATATACACATCTACACATTAAGAGCTTTCCCCAACATTTCAAGTTGCAACTTTGGTCATGGGTTAGTTTCTAGTAGGATGTGAATATCTGGGACCTAATCGACTAATCCATTTGTTTTTAAAGTTGCCTAAGTATGATTAGGAAGAACTAATTCATTAGATGTGTTGAACTAGTTGCTACCCCCTTATTGAACTTGTAGTGGTCCTGGAATTCCTCAACAAAGATCAGAATATAACAGTTGGATTGCATAGTTGACCCCTAAGTAAAACatgttcttttttgtttttcttataaGCTGCCCAAATTTTCATCATTTTATCTTGCAGAAATTGGAGGGGAGTACCTCTCGGTAAAAGCTGCCGGGAACATTTCCACCATGTTCGATTTAGGAGGCATTTTTGGGGGTATTCTTGCTGGTTACCTGTCGGATAAACTAGATGCCCGTGCTATTACTGCAGCAAGCTTTATGTATGCAGCAATTCCTTCGATGCTTTTGTACCGATGTTATGGAAGTGTTTCAATGACAATCAACATTGCCCTTATGGCGTTAACTGGTTTACTTGTAAATGGTCCTTATGCACTTATCACCACTGCTGTCTCTGCGGACCTGGGGACACATAGTTCTCTTAGAGGAGATTCTCGAGCTCTTGCTACTGTCACTGCTATAATAGATGGTACAGGATCGGTTGGTGCAGCGCTTGGTCCCCTTCTTACTGGCTTCATTTCAACAAGGGGATGGAATGAAGTTTTCCTTATGCTAACCATTGGTGCTTTTATTGCTGGAATTCTTCTTACACGTTTGGTCATAGCTGAAATTGCAGAGAAGTCTGGCCAAAATTTATACAGGGAACAGCAAAATTCTGGAGGTAATATtagtttaaatattttaaatatcacCTTTTGGTTatctcaaaagtgcattcggTGGAAGCATTTCCCAAGTACTATTTCTTACCTTATCACATACATCGCATCCCTAGTCCTTAGTTATTTTTACATAATTCTCAGTGTATGAATGTCTGGAAACTTTGGTACTTTTTTTTTGGggtatcttaaaatttttaaatgtaTTAAAACAAATGTAGTTAGAAAGTCATATTACCATGGGTTTATATTTTAAGAGTGTTGACTTAGCCTCCTTATATTCTTAACAATCATCATAATTTAAAATTCCACTCACAGTGACAAGCATTGGTATATACTATATATACAACAAAACATGGGAAGTGAAATTTAAGTAAATGTTGGACAGGAGGAGTTAAATCCTGTATGCATGTATCATTGCTTCTGTTTTTGTTCCTTCATCTCCTCTTACCAAAATATTAAAGGAGTTGCAACCTCTTGTTTGTTGCTATTGATGATTAAGCCAAATTCTGCTTGAATTTTGAACTTAGAATGTATCCACCTGAACCCTGTGGTTCTTCTTTTGCAGCTCAACCACTTCTACAGGAGCAAAGGTGACGGTAACGGTGACACTGTTGAGTGCCTCATGAATATTCAAATATACTTCTCCAACACTTGAAGCTGTATCTGTAATATGAGAGAAAGTTGCAAGGTTTTTGTTTTCGATAGATTTTAGTAGCCATTTTATATCTATGTTTCTCTGATGATGTATATTCCCTAGTGATAAGCTAAGTTAACCAGCAAGTAGAAGACCAAATCCATGATTCTGCAGCTCTTCATTTTGTTCTATGGAGGGATTCCACATGGAATCATGGCTCACACTATTCAAGAATGAAACTTGATTCCCATTCATCTTAAATTGACTTTCCTATGGGAATACTTGATTATATTATGTTTCTAAAGTTTCATATTATGAATATTCTTTATAATAATTTTGGTAGTTTTCTCTCGTTTGGCTAGAGTATGGGATAAAATTAACTTCAACTTTAAGATAATCATATCGGGAGTAAACTATTAAATTGGCAtgctgttacggatccggcccacggatcctaCACCCAAAACGGTCCCCGAACCCGGTTACCAGGGTCCGACCCGCTTCGTCCTTCCAGAAGGCTCGGAACCAGcccactagagctcctaaccaactttcgaattcaaacgtctcccttatcttagccgaataagataagataagataagataattcaaacgtctcccttatcttagccaaataagataagataagatattcaccatcacctataaatagaggacccaggttcctccaggtattcattcattcctcacactttctacctcttagatccattctgacttgagcgtcggagtgtctttgcaggtaccaccccccattgctccaggcaagtgatccggcatctgcctcaacccgcaagttctcgatccatctctcaacccgtaccagagacatcttgtacattggcgccgtctgtggggactttgCAACGTTGTGGCGGCATGGCGGATAACCCAGAAGAGCAATCATCAAACTCAGATTTCTTGCGTGTAACTGAGAgcaaaaaggaataatgtttccttaacttgcatcacctttgcatgtTTATGCATCcattcgccctactccaacggcgaaatcccaaaggaataatattttcttaacttgcatcatctttgcagggataacacacattcgccctactccaacggcgaaatcccaaaggaataatattTTCTTAACTTGCATCATCTTTGCAGGGANNNNNNNNNNNNNNNNNNNNNNNNNNNNNNNNNNNNNNNNNNNNNNNNNNNNNNNNNNNNNNNNNNNNNNNNNNNNNNNNNNNNNNNNNNNNNNNNNNNNNNNNNNNNNNNNNNNNNNNNNNNNNNNNNNNNNNNNNNNNNNNNNNNNNNNNNNNNNNNNNNNNNNNNNNNNNNNNNNNNNNNNNNNNNNNNNNNNNNNNNNNNNCAACAtacctactccaacggcgaaatcccaaaggaacaatGTTTCTTCGACTTGCAATCACCTTCTTAGTGATAACACTCTTTATGCACCATGCACCCATTCCAACGGTGAAATTCTAAATCCTCCGAGCCCAAAGTCTCACCTCCCTTTAGCGGgacacctccacctcttggaccCTCTCATTCACCACTCCCCTCATCCGTCCCTCCAAGCGCCATGGCCCCATCTTCTCCCTCTATTTTGGCTCCATGCCCACCGTTgttgcttcttcttttgaactcTTCAAACCCATGAGGTCACCTCCTTCAACACCAGGTTCCAAACCTCTGCCATCCGCCGCCTCACCTATGAC is from Arachis ipaensis cultivar K30076 chromosome B01, Araip1.1, whole genome shotgun sequence and encodes:
- the LOC107629505 gene encoding putative glycerol-3-phosphate transporter 4, which translates into the protein MSLPSEAMRGTPPGILLLRALRGKDWNLRTYRYMVLLITFMAYACYHATRKPTGIVKSVLCPDPHKHATEAQGWSPFNGPEGPSRLGEIDVAFLACYSLGMYVAGHLGDTLDLRLFLTTGMMGSGIFVALFGMGFFWNVHEFWFYLSMQMVAGLFQATGWPSVVAVIGNWFGKRKRGLIMGIWNAHTSVGNISGSLLAASVLDHGWGWSFMVPGALIVFGGIVVYLFLAAYPEDVGFATIHSVGSDVMPESLVPVDDEEAPEGKCAQRQGSMCRRSIGLAEACMIPGVIPFALCLFFAKLVAYTFLYWLPFYLTQTEIGGEYLSVKAAGNISTMFDLGGIFGGILAGYLSDKLDARAITAASFMYAAIPSMLLYRCYGSVSMTINIALMALTGLLVNGPYALITTAVSADLGTHSSLRGDSRALATVTAIIDGTGSVGAALGPLLTGFISTRGWNEVFLMLTIGAFIAGILLTRLVIAEIAEKSGQNLYREQQNSGAQPLLQEQR